The genomic region CGGGTGCCGACCAGGGCCTCGGTCAGCGAGCTGTCCAGCCCGGCCTTCGCGTCGGGCTCGGACCCGGTGGAGCGGGTGCGGTCGGGGTGCGTGGTCATGCGTGCGCCAACTCCTTCGTACGACGGACGACGGTGACGGTGAGGAGCAGGGTCAGCGCCGCGGTGATCGCCAGCAGCCACAGCCCGATCGCGTAGGAGTCGGTGCGGCCGTAGATGTAGCCCATGAGCAGCGGCGGCACGAAGCCGCCCAGGCCACCGGCCGCGCCCACGATCCCGGTCACGCCGCCCACCCGCGCCGGCTCGGCGGCCTGCGCGATCAGCCCGAAGGTGGCACCGCTGCCCATCCCGAGCGCGGCCGCCATCACCAGGAACGCGACGGTTCCGATCCCGTCCAGCGGCGGGTTGCCCGCGGTGATCGCGGCACCCACGGCCACCACGGCGTAGGTCGCGGCCAGGACCAGCACCGGGTCGACCCGGTCGCACAGCCAGCCGCCGACCGGGCGCATCAGCACGGCGACCACGACGAAGCCGGCCATCCGGTTCGAGGCGTCGGCGGCGCTCAGGTCGTGGGCGGTCTGGAGGTAGGCCGGGAGGTAGACCGAGAACGCGACGTACCCGCCGAACGCCACGGCGTACAGGATCGAGGCCTGCCAGGTGATCGGCAGCACCGCGTTGGAGCGCAACCGCTGGGCCAGGCTCGTGGTCGGCACCTGCCGGTCGGGGGCGTCGCGCAGCACCAGCCACGACACGACCGCGTAGACCGCCAGGACGGCCGCGGTGATCAGGAACGGCGCGGTCTCGTCGATGTTCTCGTAGATCTTCACGGTGGTCAGCGCGCTGATGGCGGTGCCGCCCATGCCCATGCCGAAGATGCCGGTCGCCAGGCCGCGCCGCTGCGGGGGGAACCAGGCGTTCACGAACGGCACGCCGACGGCGAAGGCGGTGCCGCCGATGCCGAGGAAGAACCCGCCCACGAGGATCAGCGCGTAGGAGTCGATGGCGACGAACGCCAGGAAGAGGATCGGCACGATCGTCGCCGCGGAGACCAGGGGGAACATGATCCGGCCGCCGTAGCGGTCGGTGAGGGCGCCGATCCAGATCCGGCCGAGCGAGCCGACGACCACCGGCACCGCCACCATCAGCGACACGTCGGACTCGCTGATGTCGCCGAGCGTCCCCTCCTTGCGGAAGAGCGGACCCAGCGGGCTGAGCAGCGCCCAGGCCCAGAAGTTCAGCGCGAAGCCGAGGGTCGCCATCGCGAGCATCACCCAGGGGTTGCCCACTCGGCCGTGCGTGGACTGCTCGCTCATCGCGCCTCACATGTGTTCCGAGTCACACGTTGTGGGTTTTCACCATGACAGAGAAGCGGGCGAAGGTCACGGGTGCCCCGAGGGCGCAATTCCAACCCTGGCGGGAGATCCGGCGGGAAACGCAGCAGGGCCCCCGCCGAAGCGGGGGCCCTGCCGGGTACGACGCGGAGGCGTCAGGACTTGCTCAGAAGTCCATGCCGCCCATGCCGCCCGAGGGGTCCGGCATGGCCGGGGTCTTCTCGGGCTTGTCGGCGATGACCGCCTCGGTGGTGAGGAACAGCGCGGCGATCGACGCGGCGTTCTGCAGCGCCGAGCGGGTGACCTTGGCGGGGTCGATGATGCCCGCAGCGAGCATGTCGACGTACTCGCCGGTGGCCGCGTTGAGGCCGTGACCCGGGGTCAGGTTGCGCACCTTCTCCGCCACGACGCCGCCCTCGAGGCCGGCGTTGATCGCGATCTGCTTCAGCGGCGCCTCGGTGGCCACGCGCACGATGTTCGCGCCCGTCGCCTCCTCGCCGACCAGGTCCAGCTTGTCGAACGCCACGGCCGCAGCCTGCACCAGGGCGACGCCGCCGCCGGCGACGATGCCCTCCTCGACGGCCGCCTTCGCGTTGCGAACGGCGTCCTCGATGCGGTGCTTGCGCTCCTTGAGCTCGACCTCGGTGGCCGCGCCGACCTTGATGACCGCAACGCCGCCGGCCAGCTTGGCCAGGCGCTCCTGCAGCTTCTCGCGGTCGTAGTCGGAGTCGGAGTTCTCGATCTCGGCGCGGATCTGGTTGACCCGGCCCTCGATCTGGGCGGCGTCGCCGGCGCCTTCGACGATCGTGGTCTCGTCCTTCGTGATGACGACCTTGCGGGCCTGGCCGAGGAGCGCGACGTCGGTGGTCTCGAGCTTGAGGCCGACCTCCTCGGAGATGACCTGGCCACCGGTCAGGATCGCGATGTCCTGGAGCATGGCCTTGCGGCGGTCACCGAAGCCCGGGGCCTTGACGGCGACGGACTTGAAGGTGCCGCGGATCTTGTTGACGACCAGCGTGGAGAGAGCCTCGCCGTCGACGTCCTCGGCGATGATCACCAGCGGCTTGCCGGACTGCATGACCTTCTCGAGCAGCGGCAGCAGGTCCTTGACGTTCGAGACCTTCTGGTTCGCGATCAGGATGTAGGGGTCCTCCAGGACCGTCTCCATCCGCTCGGTGTCGGTGACGAAGTACGCCGAGATGTAGCCCTTGTCGAAGCGCATGCCCTCGGTGAGCTCGAGGTCGAGCCCGAAGGTGTTCGACTCCTCGACGGTGATGACGCCTTCCTTGCCGACCTTGTCCATCGCCTCGGCGATGATCTCGCCGACGGTGGTGTCAGCGGCGGAGATCGAGGCGGTGGAGGCGATCTCCTCCTTGGTCTCGATGTCCTTGGCCACGGCGAGCAGCTGCTCGGACACGGCGGCCACGGCGGCCTCGATGCCGCGCTTGAGGCTCATCGGGTTCGCGCCGGCCGCGACGTTGCGCAGCCCCTCGCGGACCATGGCCTGGGCGAGCACGGTGGCGGTGGTGGTGCCGTCGCCCGCGACGTCGTCGGTCTTCTTGGCGACCTCCTTGACGAGCTCGGCACCGATCTTCTCGTACGGGTCCTCGAGCTCGATCTCCTTGGCGATGCTCACACCATCGTTGGTGATGGTGGGCGCGCCCCACTTCTTCTCGAGCACGACGTTGCGGCCCTTGGGGCCGAGGGTGACCTTCACGGCGTCGGCGAGCGTGTTCATGCCACGCTCGAGGCCGCGCCGGGCCTCCTCATCGAATGCAATCAGCTTCGGCATAACTCCTGCGATCCTTAACGATTGGGAGTTTGGCGGCTCGGTGGGTCGCCCGCGACGGACGGCCACGCTGACCGGCGAACCCTTTCTCGCCGGCGCGGTGGCCTCAACTGACACCGATCCGTGTTGTCACTCTCATGCTACGAGTGCCAGCGTCATGTTTAGCACTCGCCCCTGTCGAGTGCAAGCGGGTGCGGGGTCAGGCGTAGCGCGCGACGAGGTCTGCGAAGCGGCCCGCCAGCGCGGGCTGCACGTCGAGGTAGAGGCCCGGCTCGATCAGCTCCAGCTCGCTGACCACCCAGCCGCCGGCACCGCGCATCAGGTCGACCCGGGCGTAGGGGAGATCGGCGTCCAGGAGGCCGGCGGCGGCCCGGACGGCGTCCTCGGCGAGCACCGCGGCGTCGGCGTCCAGCGGCACCGGCCGCGAGCTCCCGCCGTACAGCTCGTGCACCCGGATCTCCTCCCCCGTCGCCGCCTTGTCGACCTGCGCGACCGCGCCGCCGCCGAGCACGTAGACCGAGCTCTCGCCGCTCGTGCGCACCGACTCGACCAGCGGCTGCACCACCCACGGCGCCACGACCAGCCCCTCCAGGCGCAGGTCGGTGAGGCTGTCGGCGACCACGACCCCGACCCCGCCGGCGCCGGTGCGCGGCTTGATCACGACGGTCCCCCAGCGCTCGAGGGCCGCGGTCAGCCCGGGGACCAGGCCCGCCTCGTCGAGCAGGGCGGTCGGCACGACCGGCACCAGCGCCGCGAGGTCGAGCAGGTAGCGCTTGTCGGCGTTCCAAGCGAACACGTCCGGGCCGTTCAGCACCGGCGTGACGGCGGCCGTGGAGCGCGCCCAGGCCAGGAACTCCGGGCAGCGCCGCTGGTAGTCCCAGGCCGAGCGGACCGCGACCAGGTCCGCGGCCGCCCAGTCGACGGCCGGGTCGTCCCAGACCGCCCACCGCGCCGTGTGGCCGCGCTCGGCGAGCTGCGCCACCAGCAGGTCGCCGCCGGCCTCGCCGTCGGGCAGCAGGGCGCAGGTCACCAGGAGGACGTCACTCACGCGGCGACCCTAGGACCGTCCGGCGAACCGTGTCGATTTCGTTCCCCCGCGCCCGTCATCGCAGTGACAGACTCGACCGACCAGGAGGATCCGATGGAACCCACCACCCCCACGACCACGACGTACGCCGTGCTGCTGCCGGGCGACGAGGGCGCCTGGGAGCGCGCCACCGCCGAGCAGCGTGCGGCGACCTATGCCCGGCACGGCGAGTTCTCCCGGCTGCTCGCCGAGCGCGGGCACCAGGTCGTCGGCGGCGCCGAGCTCGCCCACTCCCGCACCGCCAGGACCGTGCGCTCCGGCGCCGACGGGCCGCTGGTCACCGACGGCCCGTACGCCGAGTCGGTCGAGCAGCTGAGCGGCTTCTACCTCGTCCGCAGCGACGACCCCGAGGACCTGCTGGAGATCTGCACGCTGCTGGCCGACGGCGACGGCGGCGTCGAGGTACGCGCGACCGTCGACCCGGAGGGGGACCCGGCATGAAGTTCCTGGTGCTGATGGCCGAGGAGGACCACTTCGCCAAGTGGGACCGGGCCGACGCGGCCCTGCGCGAGCGCGTCGTCGCCGACTTCACTGCCTTCGACGCGGCGGTCGCCGAGCGGGGGTCGGTACTCGCCGGCGAGGCGCTCGACCACCCAGGGGCGGCCCGCACGGTGCGGCCCGGCGCGGACCGGCCGGTCACCGACGGCCCGTACGCCGAGGCGGTCGAGCAGCTCGGCGGCCTCTACCTGATCGACGTGCCGTCGATGGAGGACGCGGTCCAGCTGGCCGCGCTGCTGCCGCGCGAGTACGCCGTGGAGGTCCGGCCGGTCGTGGAGGTCGAGCTCTGACCCCGCTCGAGGAGGTTCTGCGCGCCGAGTGGGGCCGGCTGCTGGCCCTGCTCGTCGCCCGGACCGGGCGGCTCGACCTGGCCGAGGACGCCCTCGCGGACGCGGTCGAGGCGGCGGCCCGGACCTGGTCGGGCTCCGGCGTCCCCGACAACCCGAGCGCCTGGCTGCTGACCGCCGCCCGGCGGCGGGTCGTCGACCGGCTGCGTAGCGAGGCGGTCGCCGGCCGGCACCGGGCACTGCTCGAGGTCGAGGCCGCCCTGAGCGCCGACACCGCGCGCACGATGGCCGATCCCGGCGGACTGCTCGAGGACGAGCGGCTGCGGCTGGTGCTGCTCTGCGCACACCCGCGGCTCTCCCCGGAGGCCGCCGCCGCGCTGAGCCTGCGCCTGGTGGTCGGCGTGCCCACCGAGGACGTCGCGCGGCTGTTCCTGGTGAGCACCGCGACGATGGCCGCCCGGCTCACCCGCGCCCGCAAGCGCCTGGCCGACGTCCGTCCGCAGGTGCCGCGCGGGGCGGACCTGGACGAGCGGGTCGGGGTCGTGGCCGACGTCGCGTACCTCGCCTTCACCGCCGGCTACGCGCCCGGCGCCGGCGCCGACGTGCTGCGCGCGGACGTCGCCGGCGAGGCGGTCCGGCTGGTGCGGGTGCTGCGCGCGGTGCTGCCGGAGCCGGTCCCGGAGGTCGACGCGCTGCTCGCCCTCGTCCTGCTCCAGCACTCCCGGCGGGACGCCCGGGTGGCCGCGGGCCGGCTGGTGCTCCTCCCCGACCAGGACCGCAGGCGCTGGCACCACGACGAGGCGCTCGAGGCGCTGGAGCTGCTCCGCCCGCTCGTGCACGCGCCGCCCGCGCCGTACCTGCTCCAGGCGCTGGTGGCCGCCGAGCATGCGATCGCGCAGTCGCCGGAGGAGACCTGCTGGACGCGCATCGTGGAGCGGTACGACGAGCTGCTCGCGCTCGGCGACTCCCCGGTGGTCCGGCTCAACCGCGCCGTCGCGCTGGCCGAGGCGCGCGGCCCCGCGGCGGGGCTCGACGCCCTCGACGGCGTCGCCCTGCCCGGGCACCGGCTGCCCGCCGCCCGCGCCGAGCTGCTGGCTCGCCTCGGCCGGCACGCGGAGGCGCGCACGGCGTTCGACACGGCGCTCGCGCTGTGCCGCAACGAGGCCGAGGCGGCCCACCTGGCCGAGCGCCGGGCCGGCGCGTTCAGAGGGGGGTGAGGCCGGTGATCCGCCACCGCCCGTCGCTGCGGCTGGCCTGCACGGCGAGCTGGGCGGCGGAGATGCTGGCCTCCTGGTCGTCCACGCGCCGGCTGGACTGGTCGAGGAGGACCAGGAGCTCCGCGGAGTCCTCGCTGAGCTCCTTGACACCGACCGCCTGGACCTCCGCGGTGAGCACCAGCTGCTGGCCGGGGGCCTTCTCGTGCAGGGTCGCCACCAGCTCGTCGTACTCCTCGCGCGCGGCGCCGCTGAGCACCCGGTCGGCGGCCGCCGTGGCGGCTGCCGGGTCGGCGTGGTCGTAGCTGAGCACCGAGACCAGCGCGCGGGAGACCTCCTCGCGGACCTCGGCGGTGGCGGTGGTGTCGTGGACGGCGAGGTTCTGGACGGCCGGCGCGGTGCGGGCGTCGTACGCCGCCCACCAGCCGACCAGGCCGACCGCGACCAGCACGGCGGCCAGGGCCGGGACGCCGAAGCGGCGCAGGAGGACCTTCACGACAGGTTCACCGCCACCTGCTGGAGGTCCTCGACCAGCCAGTCGCCGCCCACCCGGGCCAGGTCCACGCTGAACCGGTTGCGCTTGACCACCGGCTCCGCCGTCGGGTCCGCGTCGTCCTGCACGGTGATCTCCAGGGCCACGATGACGGTCGCGGAGTCCGCGTCGACGTCGACCACGGCGGCGTCGACCACCCGCCCGGTGGAGATCTTGCGCTGCTCCTCCAGCAGGGCCCGGTCCTCCGCGCCGACCTCGGTGAGCTGGTCGTGCAGGGTGCCGGTGGTGACCTCGGCCCAGGACGCCAGCCCGGCCTCGACCTCGCGGTAGTCCAGGGAGTTCATGGTCTCGACGTGCTGGCGGGCCTCGATCAGCGCGCTGTCGCGCCACCGGGCGACGTCGGCGGACTCGTCGTGGTCGCTGCGCCACCAGGCGAGCACGCCGGAGACGCAGACCGCGCCGGCGAGCACCAGCGCGAGCGCGGGCAGCCACCGCCGGCGATTGCCCGCCGGCTCGGTGGGCTCCGGCTCGGTCGCGTCGGTGGGCTCCGGCTCGGTCGGCTCGGGTCCCGCGTCGTCCTGCGTCACCGGCATTCCGCTCTCCTCCACCGGGCTGTGGTCGACGGTCATGATCCCCCCAGCAGGTCGGCGAGGTCGTCAGCAACACGCACCCGGGCGGCGGCGCCGGACCGCTTCGGGACCGACTCGGGGCCCCGGACGTTGACGCCGCTGGACGGCGGCGCCGTGCAGCCGGCCTTGGTGTTGAACGGCTTGCCCGGCCCGGTCGCCGAGCCCGGCCGGACCGGCGTGCCGGCGTACCCGCTCGGGCACGGCAGCGGGTCGAAGTAGGTCTGCGCCATGCCGAGGTCGATGCCCCACGACCCGGTGACCGACCAGCCGACGCTGATCGCCTCGGGCGCCCGCACCAGCGCGTCCTCGACGCCGGCCGCGTTCACGCCGAAGACCTGGGCGGTGGAGACCAGGTTGCCCATCAGCACCCCCAGCGGGGTGCCGACCTGGTCGAAGAGGCGGTGCAGCTCGACCGCCGCGGTGGGGGCGTTCTCGATCAGCCGGCGCAGGTCGCCGTCGGAGCCGCGCAGGGTGGTCGCGATCAGGTCCAGGTCGCGGCTGAAGCCCCGGATCGACCCGGCCGCCTCCTGCTGGGTCTCCAGCACGGTCGCGGAGCTCTCGATCAGCGCGGCGGTGACCAGGAAGTTGCTGTCGGCGGTCTCGGCGAAGTCCTGCGAGGTCTCCACCAGCAGGGCCAGGTCGGCGCCGGCGCCCCGGGAGAGGTCGTAGGTCTCGTCGATCACGGTGGTCAGCGCGTCCTGCGGCACCGAGGCCACGAAGTCGCGCCCGGTCTCCAGCAGCTGGTCGACAGCGGGCGGCAGGGACTCCGCGTCCCCCTCCAGGACGTCGCCGTCCGCGAGCAGGGGCACCTCGTCGTCGTCCGACCGCACAGTCGCGGCCGCCGACGTCGATCCCGCCGCGGCCGGGGTGTCGCGCGGCTGGAGGTCGACGTACTG from Nocardioides pantholopis harbors:
- a CDS encoding YciI family protein; amino-acid sequence: MKFLVLMAEEDHFAKWDRADAALRERVVADFTAFDAAVAERGSVLAGEALDHPGAARTVRPGADRPVTDGPYAEAVEQLGGLYLIDVPSMEDAVQLAALLPREYAVEVRPVVEVEL
- the groL gene encoding chaperonin GroEL (60 kDa chaperone family; promotes refolding of misfolded polypeptides especially under stressful conditions; forms two stacked rings of heptamers to form a barrel-shaped 14mer; ends can be capped by GroES; misfolded proteins enter the barrel where they are refolded when GroES binds), with protein sequence MPKLIAFDEEARRGLERGMNTLADAVKVTLGPKGRNVVLEKKWGAPTITNDGVSIAKEIELEDPYEKIGAELVKEVAKKTDDVAGDGTTTATVLAQAMVREGLRNVAAGANPMSLKRGIEAAVAAVSEQLLAVAKDIETKEEIASTASISAADTTVGEIIAEAMDKVGKEGVITVEESNTFGLDLELTEGMRFDKGYISAYFVTDTERMETVLEDPYILIANQKVSNVKDLLPLLEKVMQSGKPLVIIAEDVDGEALSTLVVNKIRGTFKSVAVKAPGFGDRRKAMLQDIAILTGGQVISEEVGLKLETTDVALLGQARKVVITKDETTIVEGAGDAAQIEGRVNQIRAEIENSDSDYDREKLQERLAKLAGGVAVIKVGAATEVELKERKHRIEDAVRNAKAAVEEGIVAGGGVALVQAAAVAFDKLDLVGEEATGANIVRVATEAPLKQIAINAGLEGGVVAEKVRNLTPGHGLNAATGEYVDMLAAGIIDPAKVTRSALQNAASIAALFLTTEAVIADKPEKTPAMPDPSGGMGGMDF
- a CDS encoding ATP-grasp domain-containing protein, with the protein product MSDVLLVTCALLPDGEAGGDLLVAQLAERGHTARWAVWDDPAVDWAAADLVAVRSAWDYQRRCPEFLAWARSTAAVTPVLNGPDVFAWNADKRYLLDLAALVPVVPTALLDEAGLVPGLTAALERWGTVVIKPRTGAGGVGVVVADSLTDLRLEGLVVAPWVVQPLVESVRTSGESSVYVLGGGAVAQVDKAATGEEIRVHELYGGSSRPVPLDADAAVLAEDAVRAAAGLLDADLPYARVDLMRGAGGWVVSELELIEPGLYLDVQPALAGRFADLVARYA
- a CDS encoding nitrate/nitrite transporter; protein product: MSEQSTHGRVGNPWVMLAMATLGFALNFWAWALLSPLGPLFRKEGTLGDISESDVSLMVAVPVVVGSLGRIWIGALTDRYGGRIMFPLVSAATIVPILFLAFVAIDSYALILVGGFFLGIGGTAFAVGVPFVNAWFPPQRRGLATGIFGMGMGGTAISALTTVKIYENIDETAPFLITAAVLAVYAVVSWLVLRDAPDRQVPTTSLAQRLRSNAVLPITWQASILYAVAFGGYVAFSVYLPAYLQTAHDLSAADASNRMAGFVVVAVLMRPVGGWLCDRVDPVLVLAATYAVVAVGAAITAGNPPLDGIGTVAFLVMAAALGMGSGATFGLIAQAAEPARVGGVTGIVGAAGGLGGFVPPLLMGYIYGRTDSYAIGLWLLAITAALTLLLTVTVVRRTKELAHA
- a CDS encoding YciI family protein, whose amino-acid sequence is MEPTTPTTTTYAVLLPGDEGAWERATAEQRAATYARHGEFSRLLAERGHQVVGGAELAHSRTARTVRSGADGPLVTDGPYAESVEQLSGFYLVRSDDPEDLLEICTLLADGDGGVEVRATVDPEGDPA
- a CDS encoding MlaD family protein — translated: MITRRIRLQVLIFVLVALAAGTWLGVRYVGLDPFGSGYRVTAVLPESGGIFTNGEVTYRGVPVGRIEELRHTEDGVEAVLDIDGTAPDIPADVAIRVANRSVIGEQYVDLQPRDTPAAAGSTSAAATVRSDDDEVPLLADGDVLEGDAESLPPAVDQLLETGRDFVASVPQDALTTVIDETYDLSRGAGADLALLVETSQDFAETADSNFLVTAALIESSATVLETQQEAAGSIRGFSRDLDLIATTLRGSDGDLRRLIENAPTAAVELHRLFDQVGTPLGVLMGNLVSTAQVFGVNAAGVEDALVRAPEAISVGWSVTGSWGIDLGMAQTYFDPLPCPSGYAGTPVRPGSATGPGKPFNTKAGCTAPPSSGVNVRGPESVPKRSGAAARVRVADDLADLLGGS
- a CDS encoding RNA polymerase sigma factor, with the protein product MADPGGLLEDERLRLVLLCAHPRLSPEAAAALSLRLVVGVPTEDVARLFLVSTATMAARLTRARKRLADVRPQVPRGADLDERVGVVADVAYLAFTAGYAPGAGADVLRADVAGEAVRLVRVLRAVLPEPVPEVDALLALVLLQHSRRDARVAAGRLVLLPDQDRRRWHHDEALEALELLRPLVHAPPAPYLLQALVAAEHAIAQSPEETCWTRIVERYDELLALGDSPVVRLNRAVALAEARGPAAGLDALDGVALPGHRLPAARAELLARLGRHAEARTAFDTALALCRNEAEAAHLAERRAGAFRGG